GCAAAAAACTCTAAACGCTTACCGTTTTGTTTTTTAACAAGTTCTACGTTTTCATTCTTTGTTTGCTGAGCAAAACTGAGGCAAGAAATAAAAAGTAATACAATAAAAGAATATGCTGTTTTGTGATTTCTATTCATAGTATGAACAAATTTAAACAAATTTTAAAAGTATATTTGTAAAAATATTTAATTAAAAATGAAGTTAAACCTTACAAAACCCATTTGTTTTTTCGATTTAGAAACTACAGGGATTAATATATCTAAAGACCGCGTAGTCGAAATTTCTATTCTTAAAGTTTACCCTAATGGAAATAAGGAAAGTAGAACTTGGTTAGTGAATCCGGAAATGACCATACCACAAGAGGTTATTGAAATTCATGGTATTAGTAATGAAAAGGTTGCTAATGAGCCAACCTTTAAAGAGTTGGCCAAGGATATTTATGGTATGATTAAAGATTCGGATTTAGGAGGATTTAATTCTAATAGATTTGATATTCCTTTATTAGCTGAAGAATTGTTGCGTGCCGATATCGATTTTGATATGAAAAGTAGCTTGGCTGTAGATGTGCAAACTATTTTTCATAAAATGGAACAACGCACATTAAGTGCTGCTTACAAATTTTATTGTAATGAAAACCTGGAAGGTGCACATAGCGCCGAGGCAGATACTAACGCGACTTATGAAATTTTAAAAGCACAACTAGATCGATACGACGAGTTGGAAAACAGTACTAAGTTTTTAGCTGAATTTAGCTCGAGAAATAAATTTGCTGATTTTGCAGGTTTTATAAACTATAATAAAGAAGGTGTAGAGTGTTTCTCTTTCGGAAAGCATAAAGGAAAATTAGTAACCGATGTTT
The window above is part of the Algibacter sp. L3A6 genome. Proteins encoded here:
- a CDS encoding 3'-5' exonuclease; the protein is MKLNLTKPICFFDLETTGINISKDRVVEISILKVYPNGNKESRTWLVNPEMTIPQEVIEIHGISNEKVANEPTFKELAKDIYGMIKDSDLGGFNSNRFDIPLLAEELLRADIDFDMKSSLAVDVQTIFHKMEQRTLSAAYKFYCNENLEGAHSAEADTNATYEILKAQLDRYDELENSTKFLAEFSSRNKFADFAGFINYNKEGVECFSFGKHKGKLVTDVLEQEPGYFGWLLNADFPLYTKKVLTGIKLRSLNTKL